A region of Petrotoga miotherma DSM 10691 DNA encodes the following proteins:
- a CDS encoding glycosyltransferase family 4 protein — MKVLHIVAGELSGGAARGAYWLHCGLRELGVESKVFTNSKITYDDDNVITTVKSKKDKVLNIIRGHLDNVFLFFYPKRKRTAFSTGMFGVNFTKVKEYKEADIIHLHWINGGFVNIKHLGKVDKPIVWTMRDMWPMTGGCHYSMGCKKYKTGCGNCEQLKSTRSYDLSKLVLNRKKKYLPKSIKLVGISQWLSDEAKESELFRKFDVRTISNNIDTNEFFPVNKNVARAILGINTDKKVVLCGAINLHDFYKGFSKYIESLNYLDKESYFLCFFGNVDKSVVEDLGFEYKSFGYLHDNISLRLAYSSADVFIAPSLMDAFGKTLAESMACGTPVVCFDATGPKDIVTHKVDGYKAKPYESKDLAYGIEWVSHTENYDELCKNAREKVVREFDSKIVAKKYIDLYQEILTSNGSLTKTSGN; from the coding sequence ATGAAAGTATTACACATAGTAGCAGGCGAATTAAGCGGTGGTGCTGCACGTGGAGCATATTGGCTACATTGTGGATTAAGAGAACTGGGAGTAGAAAGCAAGGTATTTACAAATAGTAAAATCACTTATGACGACGATAATGTTATTACGACTGTGAAGTCAAAAAAAGATAAAGTTCTTAATATCATACGAGGGCATCTTGATAACGTGTTTTTATTCTTTTATCCCAAAAGAAAACGGACAGCATTTAGCACTGGAATGTTCGGAGTAAATTTTACAAAAGTAAAAGAATACAAGGAAGCTGATATTATTCATCTACACTGGATAAATGGAGGATTTGTGAATATCAAGCATTTGGGTAAGGTAGATAAGCCAATAGTGTGGACTATGAGAGATATGTGGCCGATGACAGGGGGATGCCACTATTCTATGGGATGCAAAAAGTACAAAACAGGCTGCGGTAATTGTGAACAATTGAAAAGTACTAGGAGTTATGATCTTTCAAAGTTAGTCTTAAATAGAAAAAAGAAATATCTCCCAAAAAGCATAAAATTGGTTGGAATAAGCCAGTGGTTGTCTGATGAAGCAAAGGAAAGCGAACTGTTTCGGAAGTTCGATGTTCGGACAATATCAAACAATATTGATACAAATGAGTTTTTTCCGGTGAATAAAAATGTGGCGAGAGCTATTTTAGGTATTAACACAGATAAAAAAGTGGTTTTATGTGGGGCTATTAATCTTCATGATTTTTATAAAGGTTTTAGTAAGTATATAGAATCGCTGAATTATTTAGATAAAGAGAGTTACTTTTTATGCTTTTTTGGCAATGTAGATAAAAGTGTAGTTGAAGATTTAGGATTTGAGTATAAAAGTTTTGGATATTTGCATGATAACATTTCTTTAAGACTTGCTTACAGTAGTGCAGATGTTTTTATCGCACCAAGTCTGATGGATGCTTTTGGTAAAACATTGGCAGAGTCTATGGCGTGTGGTACTCCTGTGGTATGCTTTGACGCAACAGGGCCAAAAGATATAGTAACGCATAAAGTTGATGGATATAAAGCCAAGCCATATGAAAGCAAAGATTTAGCTTATGGCATCGAGTGGGTATCTCACACTGAAAACTATGATGAACTTTGTAAAAATGCTAGAGAAAAAGTAGTTAGAGAATTTGACAGCAAAATAGTGGCTAAAAAATATATAGATCTTTATCAAGAAATTTTGACTAGTAATGGTTCTCTCACGAAAACCTCAGGTAATTAA
- the fcl gene encoding GDP-L-fucose synthase — protein MNKDSKIYLAGHTGLVGSAIYRKLKKEGYTNIITRTHKELDLANQQQTQEFFKKERPEYVFLAAAKVGGIKANDTYPADFAYINIMIESNVIKASYDYGVKKLLFLGSSCIYPKLCPQPIKEEYLLTGPLEPTNEAYAIAKIAGLKMCQYFNKQYGTNFISVMPTNLYGPNDNFDLETSHALAAILRKFHEAKINNKPHIEVWGTGNPRREFLHVDDLADAVLHLMNNYDGNEPINIGTGEDLTIKELAQLIKEVVGYEGEIRFDTTKPDGTPRKLLDVTRLHSTGWRHKIELKEGLELTYQWFKENWGS, from the coding sequence ATGAATAAAGACAGTAAGATATACTTAGCTGGACACACAGGGTTGGTAGGTTCAGCCATATACAGAAAATTGAAAAAAGAAGGATACACGAATATAATAACAAGAACACACAAAGAATTAGACTTAGCAAACCAACAACAAACTCAAGAGTTTTTCAAAAAAGAAAGACCTGAGTATGTTTTTTTAGCAGCAGCAAAGGTTGGAGGGATAAAAGCAAACGACACATATCCAGCAGATTTTGCTTACATCAACATAATGATTGAAAGCAATGTAATTAAAGCATCATATGACTACGGGGTAAAGAAATTACTCTTTCTTGGAAGTTCATGTATATATCCAAAACTATGCCCACAACCAATAAAGGAAGAATATCTACTCACAGGACCTTTAGAACCAACGAACGAGGCGTATGCGATAGCAAAGATAGCGGGATTAAAAATGTGCCAATACTTCAACAAACAATATGGGACTAACTTCATAAGCGTAATGCCAACAAACTTGTACGGCCCAAACGACAACTTTGATTTGGAAACATCCCACGCATTAGCAGCTATACTAAGAAAATTCCATGAAGCAAAAATAAACAACAAACCACACATTGAGGTATGGGGAACAGGCAATCCAAGAAGGGAGTTCCTACATGTAGACGATTTGGCAGATGCTGTATTACATCTTATGAACAACTACGATGGAAATGAACCAATAAACATAGGGACAGGAGAAGATTTAACGATAAAAGAACTCGCACAATTGATAAAAGAAGTTGTAGGATACGAAGGAGAAATAAGATTCGACACAACCAAACCTGATGGAACACCAAGAAAGCTTTTAGATGTAACAAGATTGCATAGCACTGGATGGAGACATAAGATAGAATTGAAAGAAGGATTAGAACTTACATACCAGTGGTTTAAGGAGAATTGGGGAAGTTAA
- the gmd gene encoding GDP-mannose 4,6-dehydratase has translation MKTALITGITGQDGSYLAEYLLEKGYTVHGIIRRSSSFNTKRIDNIYQDPHEKNRRLILYYGDSTDSTNLIRIMKEVEPDEVYNLAAQSHVKVSFESPEYTAETVALGTLKILEAIKLLGLEKKTKFYQASTSELYGKAQEIPQTEKTPFYPRSPYAAAKLYAYWITINYREAYGLHASNGILFNHESPRRGETFVTRKITRAATRILVGRQQKLYLGNLSAKRDWGYAPDYVKAMWLMLQQDEPDDYVIATGETHSVREFCEETFNNLGVSIRWKGEERNEKGVVDSLEREKLEQVLGDIKTPLKVGDTIIEVDPVYFRPTEVNLLVGDPTKAKEKLKWEPQVKFKELVKIMVENDLNLALKENQRNEWIKE, from the coding sequence ATGAAAACCGCACTCATCACAGGAATAACTGGACAGGACGGTAGTTATTTAGCAGAATATCTCCTTGAAAAAGGATATACAGTTCACGGGATAATAAGAAGATCCTCTTCTTTCAACACAAAAAGAATAGATAACATATACCAAGATCCTCATGAAAAAAATAGAAGATTGATCCTATACTATGGAGATTCGACTGATTCCACAAACTTAATAAGAATCATGAAAGAAGTTGAACCCGATGAAGTATACAATTTAGCTGCTCAAAGTCATGTTAAGGTTTCTTTTGAATCGCCAGAATACACTGCTGAAACGGTAGCTTTAGGAACATTAAAGATTCTTGAAGCTATCAAACTATTAGGATTGGAAAAAAAGACAAAGTTTTATCAAGCAAGTACATCTGAATTATACGGAAAAGCGCAAGAAATACCTCAAACAGAGAAAACACCTTTCTATCCGCGAAGCCCATACGCTGCTGCAAAGTTATACGCCTATTGGATAACTATAAATTACAGAGAAGCATACGGATTACACGCCTCTAATGGCATACTTTTTAACCACGAATCACCAAGAAGAGGTGAGACCTTCGTCACAAGAAAAATCACAAGGGCAGCGACAAGAATACTTGTTGGAAGGCAACAAAAGTTATACTTAGGAAATTTATCAGCCAAAAGAGATTGGGGTTATGCCCCTGATTATGTAAAAGCCATGTGGCTGATGCTCCAACAAGATGAACCAGATGACTATGTAATAGCAACGGGAGAAACACACAGTGTAAGGGAATTCTGTGAAGAAACCTTTAATAACTTAGGGGTTAGCATAAGATGGAAAGGCGAAGAAAGAAATGAGAAAGGCGTAGTTGACAGTTTAGAGAGAGAAAAACTCGAACAAGTGCTTGGTGATATCAAAACGCCACTAAAAGTAGGGGATACAATAATAGAAGTTGATCCAGTATATTTTAGACCAACAGAAGTCAATTTATTAGTTGGAGACCCAACAAAAGCAAAAGAAAAACTAAAGTGGGAACCACAAGTGAAATTCAAAGAACTTGTAAAAATAATGGTAGAAAACGATCTAAACCTTGCATTGAAAGAAAATCAAAGAAACGAATGGATAAAAGAGTAG
- a CDS encoding glycosyltransferase family 2 protein, whose protein sequence is MNPLITVVTVTLNNKNGVIKTLDSILKQKYNNIELIVVDGKSEDGTEEYIKTNKNLIENKLKRFLYIYEKDNGIYDAMNKGIQASTGDWIIFMNAGDTFFGDEVISKIFEDDSIFKEAAIIYGKTNLITNEKLKMILKPKNLHNISYRMIFSHQSVFVRAHLLKNNLFSNNYKICSDYDFFLHMYQQKRKFKETDLIISNFEETGVSSNNKLKVCYETKEISLKYASKKAQKIKIYIIFYTTIIKIFIKKLLPLSLIFKIRKLKNSIYSKTNKSNA, encoded by the coding sequence ATGAATCCTCTAATTACTGTTGTTACTGTTACCTTGAATAATAAGAATGGTGTAATAAAGACTCTTGATTCTATCTTAAAACAAAAATATAATAATATCGAGTTAATTGTTGTTGATGGTAAATCTGAAGATGGTACGGAAGAATATATAAAAACCAATAAAAATTTAATAGAGAATAAATTAAAACGATTTTTGTATATATATGAAAAAGACAACGGTATATATGATGCAATGAATAAGGGGATACAAGCGTCAACCGGAGACTGGATAATTTTTATGAATGCAGGAGACACTTTTTTTGGTGATGAAGTTATCTCCAAAATATTTGAAGATGACTCCATTTTTAAGGAAGCGGCCATCATCTATGGAAAGACTAATTTAATAACTAATGAGAAACTAAAAATGATCCTCAAACCCAAAAATTTGCATAATATAAGTTATAGAATGATTTTTTCACACCAATCTGTTTTTGTAAGAGCTCATCTATTAAAAAATAATTTATTTTCAAATAATTATAAAATATGTTCAGATTATGATTTCTTCTTACACATGTACCAACAAAAAAGGAAATTTAAAGAAACAGATCTGATTATATCGAATTTTGAAGAAACAGGTGTTTCCTCAAATAACAAACTCAAGGTATGTTATGAAACAAAAGAAATATCACTGAAATATGCCTCCAAAAAAGCGCAAAAGATAAAGATATATATTATATTTTATACCACTATTATAAAAATCTTTATAAAAAAATTGCTTCCCCTTTCATTAATTTTCAAGATTAGAAAGCTGAAAAATTCGATATATTCTAAAACAAATAAAAGTAACGCTTAG
- a CDS encoding winged helix-turn-helix transcriptional regulator, whose protein sequence is MQDNEILILEELEKNSNITQRDLSEKTGLSLGMVNILLKKFIKKGFFKLERLNSKSFRYILTPEGFKEKSKKTIEYMKIYYRRTLLIKQNIERIIQTYGRNRTYVLFGKDKEM, encoded by the coding sequence ATGCAAGATAATGAGATACTCATATTAGAAGAATTGGAAAAGAATTCTAATATAACTCAAAGAGACCTTTCAGAAAAAACAGGGTTATCCTTAGGAATGGTGAACATACTCTTAAAAAAGTTCATCAAAAAAGGGTTTTTCAAATTAGAAAGGTTAAACAGCAAGAGTTTCAGGTACATATTAACCCCAGAAGGATTCAAAGAAAAGAGTAAAAAGACAATAGAGTATATGAAAATATACTATAGAAGAACATTGTTGATAAAACAAAACATAGAAAGAATAATACAAACATATGGAAGAAATAGAACTTACGTTCTATTTGGGAAAGATAAGGAAATGTAA
- a CDS encoding glycosyltransferase: MKVLQINTVCGTGSTGRIASDIHKMLRERGHESIVAYGRETAYNCNNTIKIGNNLDFYRHALKTRILDEHGFGSKNATRKFLERVKNYNPDIIHLHNVHGYYINIDLLFNFLKEYNKPIVWTLHDCWAFTGHCAHFDYANCYKWETHCQKCPEKKSYPKSVFLDNSYDNFEKKKELFIGLKNMTLVTPSQWLANLVKRSFLKEYPVKVINNGIDLDVFKPTPSDFRKKYDLENKFIILGVASPWTRRKGLEYFIELSKMLSDKEAIILVGLSKKQIQDLPKNITGITRTNSTKELAEIYTASDVFFNPTLEETLGLTNIEAQACGTPIITFNTGGSIETIDSSTGYIVEKGDLQKVTEIIKEMEKEGKQKYSKYCITRANNYYNKSKKFQKYIGLYKISMTINIRENTENNLLRKD, from the coding sequence ATGAAAGTATTACAAATAAATACAGTTTGTGGAACTGGAAGCACAGGAAGAATTGCTTCAGACATTCATAAAATGCTTAGAGAACGAGGACATGAAAGCATAGTTGCATATGGTAGGGAAACTGCTTATAATTGTAATAATACTATAAAAATAGGAAACAATTTAGATTTTTATAGACATGCTTTAAAGACAAGAATATTAGACGAACATGGATTTGGTTCAAAAAATGCGACTCGTAAATTCTTAGAAAGAGTAAAAAATTATAACCCGGATATAATTCACCTGCATAACGTACACGGGTATTACATAAATATAGATCTTTTATTCAACTTTTTAAAAGAATACAATAAACCTATCGTATGGACTTTGCACGACTGCTGGGCATTTACAGGGCATTGTGCACATTTCGATTATGCTAATTGTTATAAATGGGAAACTCATTGTCAAAAGTGTCCTGAAAAGAAAAGTTACCCTAAAAGCGTTTTTCTTGATAATTCTTACGACAATTTTGAAAAAAAGAAAGAGTTATTCATCGGTTTAAAAAATATGACTTTAGTTACCCCATCGCAATGGTTGGCAAATTTAGTAAAAAGATCTTTTTTAAAAGAATATCCTGTAAAGGTTATAAACAATGGAATTGATTTGGATGTTTTCAAACCGACTCCAAGTGATTTCAGAAAAAAATACGATTTAGAAAACAAGTTTATTATTCTAGGTGTTGCAAGTCCATGGACAAGAAGAAAAGGCTTAGAATATTTTATCGAACTTTCTAAAATGCTTAGTGACAAAGAAGCAATTATTTTAGTAGGATTATCAAAAAAACAAATACAAGATCTGCCTAAGAATATTACAGGTATAACGAGAACAAACTCAACTAAAGAACTAGCTGAAATATATACCGCAAGTGATGTATTCTTTAACCCTACATTGGAAGAGACCCTTGGATTAACTAATATCGAAGCTCAGGCTTGTGGAACACCAATTATCACTTTTAACACAGGTGGTTCAATTGAAACGATAGATAGCTCAACTGGGTATATAGTTGAAAAAGGAGATTTGCAAAAGGTAACAGAGATAATCAAAGAAATGGAAAAAGAGGGAAAACAAAAATATTCAAAGTATTGTATTACAAGAGCAAACAATTATTACAATAAAAGCAAGAAATTTCAGAAATATATTGGATTATATAAGATTTCAATGACTATAAATATAAGAGAAAACACAGAGAATAATCTTTTGAGAAAGGATTAA
- the wecB gene encoding non-hydrolyzing UDP-N-acetylglucosamine 2-epimerase, whose product MKKLKVLTVVGTRPEIIRLSQVIKKLEKSEAIDHYLVHTGQNYDYELNEVFFKDLELKKPDYFLNAATENAVETIGNILMKIDPVLEEVQPDAFLVLGDTNSCLSAYAAKRRHIPVFHMEAGNRCFDQRVPEEMNRRIVDQIADINLVYSDLAREHLIREGFPSDRVIKTGSPMYEVLQSKTKEIEKSQILSKLDLKENEYFVISAHREENINSEKNFKGLVESINAIAEKYRLPIIFSTHPRTRKKIESKGIKLHPLIRTEKPFGFIDYIKLQLNAKAVLSDSGTISEETSILKLKALNIREAHERPEAMEEATVMMVGLNKERIFQGLEILEEQGKETIRPVSDYLVSNVSEKVLRIIVSYTDYVNRVVWGK is encoded by the coding sequence GTGAAAAAACTCAAAGTGCTGACAGTTGTCGGAACAAGACCAGAAATAATAAGACTTTCTCAAGTGATCAAGAAACTAGAGAAATCAGAAGCTATTGATCATTATTTAGTTCACACAGGTCAAAACTATGATTATGAACTCAACGAAGTCTTTTTCAAGGACTTAGAATTAAAAAAGCCTGATTACTTTTTAAATGCCGCCACTGAGAATGCTGTAGAAACTATAGGAAATATTTTGATGAAGATAGATCCTGTTTTAGAAGAAGTTCAACCAGACGCCTTTTTAGTCTTAGGAGACACAAACAGCTGTCTATCTGCCTACGCAGCAAAAAGAAGACATATTCCTGTATTTCATATGGAAGCGGGTAATAGATGTTTCGATCAAAGGGTCCCTGAAGAAATGAATAGAAGAATAGTTGATCAAATAGCGGATATAAACTTAGTATACAGTGATTTAGCAAGAGAACATCTAATTCGAGAAGGGTTCCCTTCTGATAGAGTCATAAAAACAGGAAGCCCAATGTATGAAGTACTTCAAAGTAAAACAAAAGAGATTGAAAAATCTCAGATATTGAGCAAATTGGATTTAAAAGAAAACGAGTATTTTGTGATTTCTGCTCACAGAGAAGAAAATATTAACTCAGAGAAAAATTTCAAAGGCTTAGTTGAGAGTATAAATGCAATTGCCGAAAAATACCGGCTTCCAATAATTTTTAGCACTCACCCAAGAACAAGAAAAAAGATTGAATCAAAAGGAATAAAACTTCATCCATTAATTCGAACTGAAAAACCTTTTGGTTTCATAGATTATATTAAACTACAATTAAATGCCAAAGCCGTTTTAAGTGACAGTGGGACTATAAGCGAAGAAACTTCAATATTAAAACTGAAGGCTCTTAACATTAGAGAAGCTCATGAAAGACCTGAAGCAATGGAAGAAGCCACAGTAATGATGGTGGGGCTTAACAAAGAAAGGATATTTCAAGGATTAGAGATATTAGAAGAACAAGGTAAAGAAACAATAAGGCCTGTGTCAGATTACTTAGTATCCAACGTATCTGAAAAGGTTCTACGAATAATTGTTTCATATACAGATTATGTGAATAGGGTGGTGTGGGGGAAATAA